DNA sequence from the Anguilla anguilla isolate fAngAng1 chromosome 4, fAngAng1.pri, whole genome shotgun sequence genome:
ATTCCGCCCTTCAGCTGACTGGTACTGGTGGTGGTAAGCGCCAGTGGAAGGTCCGGGCAAATCTCGTTAGCTCGTTAAACccggtggttctcaaactcggtcctgggggaccccctgtgcatgctggctTTCGtaccaacctcaacagcaatcccagaattttttaacaagctgttaatttttcttaattaggtgcctttcatgttttagagctggggtccccagtcttattcAGAATGGGCCAGTGTTGGAGCACACACCTGATCCCGATTATACTAATCAAGGAGCTTAGCAacgactctagtggttgattagtggaatcaggtgtgtgcacccacactgggcCTTTCTGGagccccagctctaaaacatgaaaagcacctaattaagaaaaaattaacagcttgttaaaaaattctgggattgctgttgaggttggaattaTGACCAGCATACGCagggggtcccccaggaccgagtttgagaaccaccgCGTTAAACAACGCACGCAGTGGCTGCGCGGAGCGTCTGAAGGCGCGTGCCGTGGTGGAGGTGCGTGTTCCGTGCCTTCCGGTATTTACAGACGGAATGTCGGTGATGAAAAGGACCGAGCGATACAACTGGGAATTTCTAGTAAAGCAAGTAtacagtgatttttttgttgttgttgtttttaaataggcTAAAAAGAAGAACTTACAAAAACTCCTAACAGGGTTTCTCTGTACAAATATCAATTTATTCAACAAAATCTTTATTTCAGTTCCCATATCGGTGCCAATATTCAGTTCCATTCaaagttaaatgtaaaaaaaaagcatccatTTTAAGTTACAAAATTTGTCAAATTGACTGTTGTACCCTTTTGCcttcataaatatattacatttaaccCCGGAAAAAATATGTTGTGCTGCTGAGAACAAACTGTAATCACGACTAATATACATATTGTATGACCTCAGCCTATGAAGGGGTTGTCACCCAATCCCATTATAGCAGCTGGGATGATGCTGTCCCAGATATCCACAAGACTGTTTGGCAAGAtcaagaatttttttaaaacacatgcatAGTTTAAGTCTTCTCATTCACAGGAAAGAAAAACCTATTCCAGGTCTAGAGTATCCAGAAttccataattattattaaaaaatcagTTATCATTAGCGTTACTGCCATAAGCGAAACCTGTGGGACATTAGAGGCAGTTTTTGTCCCAGAGGTTTATTTCACATTGTACATATAAGAATACGCATCTTGCTTCAGGTCTGTACACAGAACAACAGGTCTCTCAGCTTGTATTTATGACTGTGAAAATGTTGTGACTGAAATTACAGTGTGTGAAGGTTGCTCAGTTACCATGTACAGTGTCAACGAAGTGTAAAAACATTGGCAAACACTTACCTCGTTGTCAGGATTATAGCAAACGGTCAAATTCTCAAAATTCCTACCGGATACTGTAGAAACTCTGGAATTTAAGTCTTTCATTAGacaccaccagagggcagtgttgCTACACAAGCTGTGACTACCGTCGggactaaaataacaaaaagaaataaatcagcAGCTCAGAAAGAGTGTAAAGGAATGCAACTTCTCAATATCAATACATCTAAAAAATGAAGGGGTTTGCAGGGCCTGGAACAGACAGGGAAACGGTCGCTGTGGTGACTACTTCCTCCTCCAGAGAGAGGACCCTCAGTCTGTGGGAGTAATTAGTCTAACCCGAAAACCAAAGTCTCTCCATCAGCGGCCTGAAATGTCAGCACCATCACAGACCGTTCTGAAGTACAGAACTGAAATACTGGAACTTGACTGCCACCGTTCCAGTGACAGACAGCATCAGTGATCCGGGCACAAGAAGGCCAGACTCAGGATGCTGCTTGAGCAGGCATCAGCCCTGCTACCAGAGGCACAGCTCCTTAGAGACGAGGCTATTTAACAGAGGGGGAAATGTGACCAAAGACCAGTATAATCCGCCTTAATATTTTAAGCAACGGTGCTAATTAAAATTTGGGACAAGAACCCCCTCGCatcctgctttaaaaaaaaacaaacaaaacaaaaaaacgactCTGAACACGacgaatgtaaaaaaaatttcaagtcatttaaaaaaaaaatgactcaacttaaatttaaaaaaataagaaatgttgattttttcagaaatgctgTCTGGTCAGAGTCATAATGATAAATTCTCAGTTTAGGGGAaaccagaagagaaaaaaaaacctggggcTGCAGAGGATGACGGAAAGGGCAGCTGATATGTGGCGTAGAGCTAGCGCAAGCTAACCCATGACACTGCTGACAAAGGGCAGGAATTCACTGAGCCCTTCTGACCAATCACctcatcgggggggggggagcacctGGGGGtcagatgacatcacagagagcTGGACGAGGCTAGGGTGAGAGAAAAGCGGAGGCGGAGGGAGCCAATCAGGCCTCCCCGTGCCACCGTGTCTCGCTGTACCTCACACACAAGGACATATGGGAAGGGAGACCAGAAAAAGACTCTGGGGGGTGGTGACTGACAGACTAATATTtacatgaacccccccccccccccaccagcgtTTCAGACACACTGATCGTGTGACCACTGACGATTTATTGCTCCGAGCTATCTGAGCCAAATCAACCTTACATTTCTCTAGCCAGCAGAGAACAACCAATACATTATTATTGTGTGTCTCTGATAACCATAacttttcatttacttttttgttttttttttgttgtattgcAAATACAGTAACCAATGTCCTGTTTTACCCTGTTTGGACATCACATTaagctcagctcagccctgcCTTGCAGAAAAGCTGCACTGGTCAATGCTGTTTTAGTGAAACATAGCAAGAGGAAATAGAGATATgacagcatggtggtggaggcAAAaggacacagacacgcactcacGGATAACAAAACACGTACGCACTGACCACCACCGAGACACGTATGCCTTTTTAATAACAACCTCTCTGGAAATGAAAGGTTTGGCAAAACAGCGCCCTCCAGTGGTAGAGGCAGTGGCAAACTTCAACACTGTGGAGTGTGGCTGAATGAGAACCACACCTGGTGTCAAATacctatttttgttttggattgaaatgcttttctgtgctctactgatcttgcctggtttAATTGAGCCTTCCAGTGTGACCAGAAGGcgaggtttgcactttttgagagtatttcattggttccaatacaccagacaagatcggtaaagcgtagaaaagtatttgaatacaaaacaaataagtatttgacccaggtctgatgagAATGCACCCACATGGAGCGGGAGCCACACTGAAGTCGTGTGTGAGCCGTAACTAggcaacacagaaaaaaataataataactgtacCCTATCCCAGCCTGTGCTATAGGCCTGCAATGCGGTGCTGGAAATGCCAGCGCTGACCAGAACTCTGAAGCTCCccttattaaatatattaccaTACTACTACGAATAATAACACCATGTTACCATGTTATCGCTATTAGCTACGACAGCAAAAGACTGAATATAACTtaaatacattacagtacattacctCTAAAGATAATCTGTGACAATGCTACCCTTTGGATAAAGGTGTGAGCAAATGAAGTAATCTATTGAACCCATCAATACAGCAAAATaactgtacatatatacacatacgcatacacaaaaaaattagGATATGACAGAAATGTGAGACACAACGCTCACGTGACGCATGGGTTCTGTATTGCTGAATTTTAACAGGGTTATggctcaggagagagagaaacatgcattcggacggacggacagacagacaggcaggcagcagTACACGTCCTTACACCTCTTCCCAAGTTCATACATGGAGTCTGTAGGGCTGGGAGGAGTCTGCTACCTGGACTAGgctgatgcgtgtgtgtgtgtgtgtgtgtgtgtgtggtggggggggggggttgcctgtgtaagtgtgtgtgtgtgcgtgtgcctgtgtgtgtgtgtgtgtgtgtgtgcacgtgcctgtgtgtgtgtgtgtgtgtgtgtgtgtgtgtgcgtgcgtacctgtgtgtatgtgtgtgtgtgtgtgtgtgtgtgcgtgtgcctgtgtgtggctgtgtgtatgtgtgtgtgtgtgtgtgtgtatgtgtgcgcgtgcgtgtgcgtgtgtgtttgtgtgtgtgtgtacgcatatgTGTAAGAGAGTCAGAGACCCTGCGAGCATGCCTGCTGGTCTGATATGCAGTGGTGCCAACTCTCTCAACAATACCCCCACGCAATACATTGGCAGTCAGTCTTTGGCAGTCCGTTGGTGCACAGTGGTGTGAGAGAAGGTAGATGCTCagcagagggggaagggggggggggggcgtaaacCTTGGTCCAGGTAATCCATGTGATTATGCTCTTTTCACCTAAtgaactgcattcatttatcaATTTAGTGCTGAATACAGCAGAAATCTGACCACCCCGTACATCTCCTGCTCAACCTTCCACCTTCCTCCTCAGTAACCGTATAGTCTGGGgctgcgacccccccccccccaccacacccccccaagTTCTGGTTCCAAGCTCACAGGTTACCCAAGCCCATACAAGACATCCACCAGAAGCATACATTCGTTTACCATCCATAACAGATTCAAATACATATTATAATAATTCTTCCTTATTACATTACCGCCATTATTGCAATTTTTTGAGAGGTGCTGGATGTGTAGCCAGTTAATTAAATTGTATGTTAAACTGCATTCAACTGGattactttttcctttttaagcAAGGTATTCAGTTCCCCATCAATTGACATTTAAACAACAGATATATAAAACTTTGTGATATTCTATTACAAAATCAACTTTACAGTATAAGTACATGCAGATTTGGAggctctcccacaatgcactgcaggcAAAGACTGTCAGGCATAGTCTCATCTTTCATTGGCAGTGAGAAAAGTTGGTCAATGTGGATTGGACTTCCAGATATCCTTTTATAGATACACTCtacagaatatattttgcaTGGGGAAAAAAGTGGTGATAACCAACCTGACGAGTTTGCACGGATATAATTTTTGTTGTGTATTGTTCCATTTATGGCAGGataaaaataacttgttttttccatttagaGCTAAATCTCGGAGACTACCAATAACAGTAGATGTCAGAGAATTACTTAAACTTTAATTGCTTAATAGGGGAGGCCTtagcaaaaaacaaatgtcatcaGAAATCAATTATGTAGCTACCAGAGCGCACGGGCGAGGCTGCCTTTTAGTCAAGCATTGCAAAGCATTATGGGAGACGCTTCCAACCTCCTAGCTGCCACGGGATAGTTCTGGAGAGAAGGTATCAAAAATCGGAGGAGCTGAGCATAGCTTTCAGCAAGCTTGACCTCTCAGTTCAGATAAACTGCATTGTTTCCACTCAACAAGTGCTTCCATTGCTTTATCAACCAGCAATGGATGAGACCCGGCAGAAGAGATCATCGAATGGATGAAATATTCAGTTACACAGTGGGCAGAGGGAGCCTGGAATTGCCCGGGCTTCACACTGTAAATGGTGAGATCAGAGGACTTTCATCCATGCACCtctttaaaacataaacaacTGGCGAGAATTCCAAAGTTCATATTCAAAATGGTCTGCAATGTAAACGGTAGTCTGTTGTTCTACATGCTGACATTCTAGAGTACGTGTATAGTTTTGTTTTGGTCTCctcccaagaaaaaaaaagtcctttcgTAGTTTTCTTGAGAAAatgtgacgtgtgtgtgcgtgtgagttaaAGTCACAGATGTGCGTTGGGTTAAgcttagggttaggttaggcttagggtcagggttaggttAGATTTAGGCTTAgacttagggttaggtttaAGGTTAGGTCAGgcttagggtcagggttaggttTAGTCTTAGGCTTAGGCTTAGTGTTAGGCTTAGGGTCAGTGTTAGGTTTACGCTTAGGTTTTAGGTTCGACATAGGGTTAGGTTAGGCTTAGACTTAGACTTCGGGCTAGGATTAGGTTAGGTTTAGGCTTAGatttagggttaggcttagacTTAGGTTTAGAATTAGGTTAGGTTTAGGgatagtgttagggttaggtttaggattAGATTAGGCTTAGGgataggtttagggttaggttagtTTTAGgcttagggtcagggttaggttaggtttaAGCTTGGATTTAGGCTTAGATTTAGGTTTAGGATtaggttaggcttagggttaggtttagggttaagTTAGTCTTCGgtttagggtcagggttaggttaggtttaAGCTTAGATTTAGGTTTAGGATtaggttaggcttagggttaagGTTTAAGGATAGGGACAGTCTCAGATCATCTTCATGTTGAACTTGCGCGCGCCTCCCTGGCCTCCACTCGCGGACGGGCCGTCCACCTTCCTGAAGGAGTACTCCACTGAGAAGTTGTTCTTGTGTTGCCCGCGGCCGCGACTccacacaaacaacagcagGAAGCAGAAGAGCACCACTCCCAGGAAGGTGATGCAGCCCATCGCCGTGGAAACCAGGATGGTTTTCAGGTCCAGGGTGAACTTGAGGAAGACGCGCGTGTCGTTCAGGTTGGTGTCGTTGAGGTCGCCGGCGTAGTAGGTGCGGTTGGCCACCAGGGCGGCGTCCGGCGGCAGGCCCCTGACCGTCAGCGTGGCGAAGTAGGTGTCGTTGCCGCCGGCGTTGCTGGCGATGCAGATGTAGGTGCCGCTGTCGGTCACCTGGGCGTAGCGGATCTCCAGGGTCCCGCCGGGGAGCACCGTCACGCGCCCGCCGCTTTTGGCCGTGATCCGCCACCGCTGCGGCGAGATCCAGAAGATGGCGGGCGCCGGCTCGCCCTCGGCGCGGCACGCGAAGGAGACGGGCTGGCCCTCGCGCACCGTCACCTGCTGCAGCCGCCGGTTGCGGATCCTCGGCTTCTGGCAGGTGAAGAAGTCGAAGAGCGCCGAGTCCGAGAAGGTGCTGAGGGTGCGGCCGCGCACCTCGGCGGGGCCCGCGCACACGGGCGCGCGCCCGTCGAAGTTGAGCGTCTTGCGCCGCTGCAGGATCCACAGCAGGCGGCAGTCGCAGGACAGCGGGTTGCCGTCCACGCGCAGCGTCTCCAGGCTGTTCACCGAGTGGAAGGAGGCCTCCTCCAGCGTGCTCAGCTCGTTGCCCGACAGGTTGAGCGTGCGGATCTGCCGCAGGCCGCCCAGGGCGTGGCCGGCCACCGACGCCAGCCCCGTGCTCGCCAGGTGCAGCTCCTTCAGCCTCACCAGGTCGCGGAACGCCCAGGCCTCCAGCGAGGAGATGGGGTTGTAGGAGAGGTTGAGGGAGGTCAGGTGGGCCAGGTTGCGGAAGGACGCGGAGGGGACGGAGGTGATGTTGGTGTTGGTGATGGACAGCCAGTTCAGGTTGAGGCCCTGGAAGCTGAGGGGGGAGATGTACTCCAGGTAGGGCCAGTTGTCGATCTCCAGCCCCCGCAGGCTGCCCAGCTTGCGGAAGTTCTGGTCCTCCAGCGCCGCCACGTTGAGGTGCCTCAGCCTGAGCGTGACCAGGTTGCGCAGGTAGGACAGCGACTGGCCCGAGATGGAGGTCAGGTTGCAGCGCTCGATGGTCAGCTCTTCCAGCCCCAGGAGGCCCACGAAGGCCTTGTTGGAGATGTAGACCAGGTCGTTGTCGCCGACCTCCAGGTGCCGCAGGCTCTGCAGGTCCTGGAAGGTGAAGTCCAGCAGGATGACAATCCGGTTCTCGCTCAGGTCCAGCGTGGTCAGGTTGCCCAGGCGGGCGAAGGCGCCCATGGGCACCAGCTTGAGCTGGTTGCCCCGGAGACGCAGCACGCGCAGCCCCAGCAGGCTGGCGAAGGCGTTGGGCTCCAGCACGCTGATGACGTTCTCGCTCAGGTCCACCTCCTCCAGGCGCGGGTAGGGCGCCAGGTCGCCGTGCTCCACCCAACGCAAGCGGTTGTGGCTGAGGTCCAGCGCCCGCGTCTCCATGGGGATGCCCTCCGGGATGGCGGTCAGCCGCTTGCGCTGGCACGCCACGGACCGGAGCTGCGGCGCGCAGTCGCAGCGCTGCGGGCACCCCTGGCACAGCGAGGTGGCCGCCGTcatcagcagctgcagcagggcggGCCACCAGAGCCCCGGGCTGCCCGCCATGCCCCCGCTCTACCCCTGTGGGGCTGGGTCACGGCGACGGGCACctgcacacagggacacagatggagagggagaaggacggagagacagggagggaagcGAGAAGGATTAGGATTCCTCTCGTCATGCACATTTGCTGCATCCCAGCTAACGCAGAACGTCCCCGCAACGTTGCCGCCCTGTTGTGGCAATGCTGTGACATTGACggaacattccagtaacatcgTGGAGGACGTCGTGGGTTAGCTTGGAATTTGTCAGGGCGTCTCAAGCATGGACCTCAAAGAATGGCTCCAATCCAGGGAGTGCGGGAGACATTTTTTGATTGAACTTTTACGACAAAGTGCCACGACACATATTCACCAAGCGAGatcaaatgtttgctttttcgATTAATCTATGCAAGAGagcatgaaaaaatgcaaaggtTTCCAAGGAAATTGAAGGTCATTTCTACTGCATTAATTTTGCAGAAGATCAAGATCAGACTTTTGCcggaacatacagtacatactggaATGTGCACATACTGCATTTATGGTAAGGCCAATCTATGCTGGTACAGTATTGCATAATGTACAACATCATATTTATCTATAGAAAAATCCGAAGGTAATATCCTACAGTTCCAATGTAATCGAGTGGTTGGTTGCATAATTGTGAATGTATGCAActacaaaattaattatttaattttttttttttgcagagtgtGCCATGATTCTATGCACTGCAAATCATGCAATATGGCATTCCCTGACACGTGTTATCTTCTAGTCCGGCAGACGGCGAGAAAACtgcaaattaaacatgcaaaataattaaGGGGAGCAAACAGATGCATGCCTGGGGGctgttttcaaaaatgcatgtgaaacGCACATGTGCAGCGTATGACGGAAGCATGAACCAAAGGCAGCTAAAGATAAAGCCAAGTGTTCCACGCGGGCCTTGGGTTAAGTAACAAAGCCGgcttttgggaaaaaaacagacacttgCTACTGCATATTACAATGTGCTACAATgtttactgtatataaacaaaCTCACATCAACGCCAGTctctcagtgagagagagagagagagagacacaaatagagagaaagacagagaagagagagacagtgagggagagaaagaaaaaaacgagtGAGAAAATGAGTGATGCTGAACAACAAAGAGGACAAAACCATCTCTCACTTCTCTGTGGTGATATAGCAGTGTAGAAGGCATTACtcacccatttaaaattcagaataCCTGAAT
Encoded proteins:
- the lingo3a gene encoding leucine-rich repeat and immunoglobulin-like domain-containing nogo receptor-interacting protein 3a; translation: MAGSPGLWWPALLQLLMTAATSLCQGCPQRCDCAPQLRSVACQRKRLTAIPEGIPMETRALDLSHNRLRWVEHGDLAPYPRLEEVDLSENVISVLEPNAFASLLGLRVLRLRGNQLKLVPMGAFARLGNLTTLDLSENRIVILLDFTFQDLQSLRHLEVGDNDLVYISNKAFVGLLGLEELTIERCNLTSISGQSLSYLRNLVTLRLRHLNVAALEDQNFRKLGSLRGLEIDNWPYLEYISPLSFQGLNLNWLSITNTNITSVPSASFRNLAHLTSLNLSYNPISSLEAWAFRDLVRLKELHLASTGLASVAGHALGGLRQIRTLNLSGNELSTLEEASFHSVNSLETLRVDGNPLSCDCRLLWILQRRKTLNFDGRAPVCAGPAEVRGRTLSTFSDSALFDFFTCQKPRIRNRRLQQVTVREGQPVSFACRAEGEPAPAIFWISPQRWRITAKSGGRVTVLPGGTLEIRYAQVTDSGTYICIASNAGGNDTYFATLTVRGLPPDAALVANRTYYAGDLNDTNLNDTRVFLKFTLDLKTILVSTAMGCITFLGVVLFCFLLLFVWSRGRGQHKNNFSVEYSFRKVDGPSASGGQGGARKFNMKMI